One genomic segment of Stigmatopora argus isolate UIUO_Sarg chromosome 3, RoL_Sarg_1.0, whole genome shotgun sequence includes these proteins:
- the sema3ab gene encoding semaphorin-3ab, translating into MGSLLWGSFALACGLILLQRGGEGAQQVKANVPRLKLSYKEMLESNNLVTFEGLLNSSSYHTLLLDEEKGRLVVGAKDHIFSFNLLNISKDIVQIPWLASPIRRDECKWAGKDLSRECANFVKVLQPFNQTHLYVCGTGAFHPVCSYLEVGKKLEDNIFRLLPHIENGRGKSPYDPKLLTASMLIDGELYAGTSADFMGRDFAIFRTLGKHHPIRTEQHDSRWLNDPRFLGVHLIPESDNPEDDKIYLFFRENAIDGEHAGKATHARIGQLCKNDLGGHRSLVNKWTTFLKARLVCSVPGSNGIDTHFDELQDVFLISTKDPKSPIIYAVFTTSSNIFKGSAVCMYSMTDIRRVFLGPYAHRDGPNYQWVPFQGRVPYPRPGTCPSKTFGGFDTTKDLPDEVAVFARSHPAMFNPVYPINNRPIIVRTDVDYQFTQIVVDKVEAEDGQYDVMFIGTDIGTILKVVSIPRGSWHDLEEVLLEEMTVFRKPTAITAMELSTKQQQLYLGSDMGVSQMPLHRCEVYGKACAECCLARDPYCAWDGTECSRYFPMAKRRTRRQDIRNGDPLTQCSDLQQQDELSEQKTLEDKSVYGVENSSTFLECSPKSQRALTYWQFQRSPDQRKQEIKSEERFICTEQGLLIRTLSTKDSGIYLCQAVEHGFMQTLLKVTLEVIDGERLEGLLRAASESVTDASLQELLPPRDSANPKLWYRDFLSLVNHPTLNSVDEFCEQVWKRERKHKKQKAQLVQHQQKSTLNIHGRNQGMAVKWKHLQERQKGRNRRTHELERAPRSV; encoded by the exons ATGGGTTCTCTTCTCTGGGGCAGCTTTGCGCTTGCCTGCGGGCTGATTCTACTCCAGAGAGGTGGCGAAGGAGCACAGCAGGTCAAGGCTAATGTCCCTCGACTAAAACTCTCTTACAAAG AAATGCTAGAGTCCAACAACCTCGTGACATTCGAAGGTCTGCTCAACAGTTCATCTTACCACACCTTACTCCTGGACGAGGAAAAAGGAAGACTGGTGGTGGGAGCCAAAGaccatattttttcattcaaccTCCTAAACATCAGCAAAGACATAGTACAG ATCCCTTGGCTGGCATCTCCCATCAGGAGAGATGAATGCAAGTGGGCCGGAAAGGATCTCTCG AGGGAGTGCGCCAATTTTGTCAAAGTGCTGCAGCCGTTCAACCAGACTCACCTCTATGTGTGTGGTACAGGGGCATTTCACCCAGTGTGTTCCTACTTGGAGGTCGGCAAGAAATTAGAG GACAACATTTTCAGACTCCTGCCTCACATTGAGAACGGTAGAGGAAAAAGTCCTTACGATCCAAAGCTCCTTACCGCCTCCATGCTGATTG ATGGGGAATTGTACGCCGGTACATCAGCAGACTTCATGGGACGTGACTTTGCTATTTTCCGGACTCTTGGAAAACATCATCCAATCAGGACAGAGCAGCATGATTCCCGCTGGCTCAATG ATCCCAGGTTCTTAGGCGTCCACCTGATTCCAGAGAGCGACAACCCCGAGGACGATAAAATCTACTTGTTCTTCAGAGAAAACGCCATTGACGGAGAGCACGCAGGGAAAGCCACACACGCTCGAATCGGCCAGCTCTGCAAA AATGACCTCGGGGGGCACAGGAGTCTGGTAAATAAGTGGACCACCTTTTTAAAGGCTCGTCTCGTCTGCTCTGTGCCAGGAAGTAACGGCATCGACACACATTTTGATGAACTAC AGGATGTTTTTCTCATCAGCACCAAGGATCCCAAGAGCCCAATCATCTATGCGGTTTTCACCACATCCAG CAACATCTTCAAAGGTTCCGCCGTATGCATGTACAGTATGACGGACATCCGCAGAGTCTTTCTGGGTCCTTACGCCCATAGAGACGGACCCAACTATCAGTGGGTCCCCTTCCAGGGGCGGGTTCCTTACCCACGGCCGGGGACA TGCCCCAGCAAAACATTCGGAGGATTCGACACAACCAAGGACCTTCCCGATGAAGTTGCTGTCTTTGCCCGAAGCCATCCGGCCATGTTTAACCCTGTGTACCCGATCAACAACAGACCGATCATAGTTCGAACCGATGTGGACTATCAGTTCACGCAGATTGTAGTGGATAAAGTCGAAGCGGAAGATGGCCAGTATGATGTCATGTTCATAGGAACTG ATATAGGAACAATTCTGAAAGTGGTATCCATCCCCAGAGGCTCGTGGCATGATCTGGAAGAAGTTCTTCTAGAAGAAATGACTGTTTTCAGG AAGCCGACAGCCATTACAGCTATGGAGCTTTCAACAAAACAG CAACAATTGTACCTGGGCTCTGACATGGGTGTGTCCCAGATGCCTTTGCATCGCTGTGAGGTTTACGGAAAGGCCTGCGCCGAATGCTGCCTAGCAAGGGACCCCTACTGTGCATGGGATGGTACCGAGTGCTCCAGATATTTTCCCATGGCAAAAAG GAGAACCAGGAGACAAGATATCAGGAACGGAGACCCTCTTACACAATGTTCAGATTTGCAGCAGCAAG ATGAACTCAGCGAGCAGAAAACTCTGGAAGACAAGAGCGTCTATGGCGTGGAGAACAGCAGCACCTTCTTGGAGTGCAGCCCCAAATCGCAGCGTGCGCTAACTTATTGGCAGTTTCAGCGCTCTCCCGACCAGCGAAAACAGGAG ATCAAATCGGAAGAACGATTTATCTGCACAGAGCAAGGTCTTCTGATCCGCACGCTCAGCACGAAAGATTCGGGTATTTATCTGTGCCAAGCGGTAGAGCACGGCTTCATGCAGACGCTCCTCAAGGTGACCTTGGAGGTGATCGATGGCGAACGCCTAGAAGGTCTGCTGCGCGCCGCCAGCGAAAGCGTCACCGACGCCTCGTTGCAGGAACTCCTGCCACCCCGGGACTCGGCCAATCCCAAGCTTTGGTACCGGGACTTCCTCTCTTTGGTCAACCACCCCACCCTGAACAGCGTGGATGAGTTTTGCGAGCAGGTTTGGAAGCGGGAGCGCAAGCACAAGAAACAGAAGGCTCAGTTGGTACAGCATCAGCAGAAGTCCACGCTTAACATCCATGGGCGCAATCAAGGCATGGCGGTCAAGTGGAAACACCTACAAGAACGGCAAAAGGGGCGCAACCGCAGGACCCACGAGCTAGAGCGGGCCCCCCGTAGCGTCTGA